The following proteins are encoded in a genomic region of Bacilli bacterium:
- a CDS encoding YlbF family regulator → MITKTEKSEIVKKTEELCETILAQPVYKDLKQKVETFIANDEATSQYNSFLDLHRRMQQKEREGADFSEEEIAEYNEREYKLYTNDTIREFLYAERELEKIHNMISAYVIKTIELDRLPDEDELELQRGCGCGGSCGCGGH, encoded by the coding sequence TTGATTACGAAAACGGAAAAAAGCGAAATTGTGAAAAAAACGGAAGAACTTTGCGAGACGATTCTGGCGCAGCCGGTTTATAAAGATTTGAAGCAAAAGGTGGAAACGTTTATCGCGAACGATGAAGCGACCAGCCAATACAACAGCTTTCTCGACTTGCACCGCAGAATGCAGCAGAAGGAACGCGAAGGCGCGGATTTCAGTGAAGAAGAAATCGCGGAATACAACGAGAGGGAATACAAACTGTACACGAATGATACGATTCGCGAATTTTTGTACGCGGAGCGCGAACTGGAAAAAATCCATAATATGATCAGCGCTTACGTAATCAAGACGATCGAGCTTGATCGCTTGCCGGACGAAGATGAATTGGAATTGCAGCGTGGCTGCGGCTGCGGCGGCAGCTGCGGTTGCGGCGGGCACTGA